A stretch of the Hippoglossus hippoglossus isolate fHipHip1 chromosome 1, fHipHip1.pri, whole genome shotgun sequence genome encodes the following:
- the LOC117771472 gene encoding N-acetylaspartate synthetase-like encodes MCWWVIALVPAVVLGCRYFYSMRVIHGYLKQAMSRDMRDIEGFYRKSSDSCLWVAVLEDKVVGLVAAVGQQRSSGAVELQRMSVDRRFRRCGVGVALGLKVLDFAAAHGYSTVVLGTTAYTPAAHHLYQRLGFRCVGVTNGYVTPGAGWSLMERIFYKVRHHYYSLDVQNC; translated from the exons ATGTGTTGGTGGGTGATAGCGCTCGTCCCAGCTGTTGTGCTGGGTTGTCGCTACTTCTACAGCATGCGTGTGATCCATGGTTACCTGAAACAGGCCATGAGCAGAGACATGAGGGACATTGAGGGGTTCTACAGGAAATCATCAG ACTCCTGTCTGTGGGTTGCAGTGCTGGAAGACAAAGTGGTGGGTCTCGTGGCAGCAGTGGGCCAGCAGAGGTCAAGTGGTGCTGTCGAGCTGCAGAGGATGTCTGTTGACCGGAGGTTTCGGCGGTGTGGGGTCGGGGTTGCGCTGGGTCTGAAAGTTCTGGACTTTGCTGCTGCTCACGGTTACTCTACTGTTGTGCTGGGAACCACAGCGTACACACCAGCTGCCCACCACCTCTACCAGCGTCTGGGTTTCCGCTGTGTGGGGGTCACCAATGGGTACGTCACACCTGGAGCGGGATGGTCCTTAATGGAAAGGATTTTCTACAAAGTCCGCCATCACTACTACAGCCTGGATGTGCAAAATTGCTAA